The Deinococcus aquaticus genomic interval TGGACTCCACCCAGAAAGCCGCCAGGGACGTGTCGTTCCGCCTCAGTGGGAACGCCACCCTGGACACCAGCAGCCAGAAGATCGACCTGACCATCAAGGCCATTCCCGCGCAGAACGTCGCCCGCGTGCAGTTTGCGGCCCCTGACGCCCTGGCCGATAACGTGGTCGTGGCCGACAAGAACGAGATCCGCCAGTACCTGTACCTGACCAACCAGATCACCGTCACCAGCGCCCAGAAAGCCGCCAGCAGCGCCGGCCTGAGCCTGGACTTCACGCAGCTGAGCAACACCGCCAGCATGCTCAGCAGTTACAACGTCAAACTGCTGGGCACCAGTGGCACTGCCGGCAAGCGCCTGTTCCAGCTGGAAGCCACGCCCAAGAGCGGCGGTACTGACCGCACCCGCGTGTGGATCACCGAGGCCGGCTGGCGTCCCACCCGCATTCAGGTCCTGAACAGCGGCGGCAAGACCCTGGCTGACCTGAACGTCTCGAACTACCGCGTGAACGCCGGGCTGACGGCCGCCGGCATCAAGGCCCTGCCGAAAGACGCGCAGATCATCCGTCAGTAACCTTCCTTCAGCGTGGTGCGGCTGCGGCCCGGTGTCCCCGTGATGCCGGGCCGGCCGCTATGTGGGCATGGCACCATGAAAAAACCCCCGCCGGGATGGGCGGGGGGTGTCGGTGAAACTCGGTCGCTGCGTTCAGTTCAGGACGCGGCGGGCACCGTCGTAACGGCTGGCCCAGTACGAGTTGCTGAACAGGGGCTCGATCATGCTGCGGCCGTGGTAGCTGTTGGCGTTGGCCATCATGCCGTCGCCCATGTAGATGCCGACGTGGCTGGCGGTGCGGCCCATGGTGTTGAAGAACACCAGGTCCCCGGCGCGCAGGTCGCGGCGGCTCACGGCGGAGCCGGTGCGCCACTGGGCGGCGGCGGTGCGGGGCAGGTTCACGCCCATCTGGCGGAACACGTTCATGGTGTAGCTGCTGCAGTCGATGCCGCCGTTGCCGCTGCCACCCAGCACGTAGCGGATGCCCAGGTAGCGGGTGGCGGCCGAGCGCACGAAGCCGTTGCCGCGCGGGACGGGCGAGGCGGCGGTGGTGGCGCGCGGCGCGGATGTGGAAGCGGAGGCACTGCTGCCTCCGGTGGTGATCTTCTGACCCACGTTGATGGTCGTGCTGTTCAGTTTGTTCAGCTTCATCAGGGTGCTGGCTTCCACGCCGGTCGCGCGGGCGATCGAGTACAGCGTGTCACCGGGTTTGACGGTGTACGTTGCTGCGCTGGCGGCGCCACTGAAGGCGAGGGCGGTTAAAAGTACGTGGGAGAGTTTCATCGACGCCTGAAGTTTAGCGTGTCTTTATTTATTTGGCCTTCATTCTTGGCGGAACCGGCACCTGATATGCGCCTATACGGGTTTTATGCGTCGGTTGGCCGGGCGGCGCGCGGCTGAATCGTGCTGCGCATCTCAGTTTTCTCAGAGTGCGGCTCATGCAACTTTAGGTGGAGGGCCGCCCCCGCAGAGGCGCTGCAACGGCAATGCCGGGTTTTCCTCACTCTCACGCCGAGCTCATGCTTAAAACTGGCTCCGGGTGAAGCGGCGGGGCGCGGTGCTGGGTTCTGCCACTTCACCCGTCTGCCGCCCGCCAGTCCCGCCAGCGCCCACCCACCGGGGCTCTCTGGCCGCCCCGCGCTCTGCCGTCTTATACTCGGCAACAGCGCACTCACCCCGACCCGGCCCGCCTGCGGCCACCACCCACCCGGTGCATTGGAGGACAGCATGAAGGAAACCATGACCACCGAACAGATTCAGACCGGCCTGAAACACTACCGCCGCATCGCCCGCCAGGACATGCTGCGCGCCGCCGAAACGCCCCACCCCGACGCCTTCCTCAAGCACGCCGAATGCCGCCGCGAGATCTACGCGCAGCTCGGCACGCACGCCGAGACGCACGCACCCGACGAGGTCATCGCCCGCGCTCTCGACCTGTACCGCGCGCTGCCCTTCGCCACCGGCACGCCGGAACACGAATACCCGGACATCAAGGGCCACGAGAACGCCCTGGAGAACTTCTTCCTGCTGGTCGGCCTGGACCCCAAAACCCGCCGCGAGGCCCGCAGCAAACGCCCGAAACTGGGCACGCTGTCCGCGCCGGCCGCCCCCACTTCCTGAACCGGGCCTCCTGAACTGGCACCCACCTGCGCCCCTCCACCCGGAGGGGTTTTTTGCTGCCCCCGCCCACGGTTGCCCGGCCCGGCCCGCCGTATCCTGCGGGCGTGACCGACGCCGGGCCACCTCACCCCCTAGCCAACCCCGTCAGCGCCGCCCAGCGCCACGCGGCCCTGCTGACCCTGGAAGGCCGCAACCGCGCCTGCCGCGCCTGCGACCTGCGCCCCGGCTGCACGCAGGTCGTGGTGGCCGAGGGCCGGGCCGACGCGCCACTGCTGATCGTGGGTGAGGGCCCCGGCGGGCAGGAGGACCTGACGGGACGGCCTTTCGTGGGGCGCGGCGGGCAACTGCTCGATCAGATCCTGCACGCCGCCGGCATCGACCGGGCCGACGCGTACATCACGAACATCGTCAAGTGCCGCCCCCCCGGCAACCGCGACCCGCACCCGCCCGAAACGCAGACCTGCACGGCCCGCTGGCTGGAACCGCAACTGACCCTGCTGCGCCCCCGCGTGATCCTGGCCGTCGGGCACACCGCGACCTCGTACCTGCTGAGCACCCGCGCACGCATCACGGACCTGCGCGGCCAGTGGTTCCCCTACCGGCATGCCGACGGGCAGGGCGGCACGTACGAGGCCCCGCTGATGCCGCTGCTGCACCCCGCGTATCTGCTGCGGCACGACACGCGCGCGCCCGGCGGCCCGAAAAGCCTGACGTGGCGCGACATCCGCGAGGCGGCGGCCGTGCTGCGCGGCGACCACGAACCCGCCGCGTTCGCCGCGCTGGCCCCCGCCGACATGCAGGGGCAACCGGGGCTGTTCTGATTCCCGGCCCTTGCCGTCTGCCTGCCCCCACCGTGACCGGACGGACACCCGCCCCCGCCGCCGCCCGCTATGCTCGGCGCATGTCTCACCCGGAATTCGTTGGACTCGTGAACTCATTGCAGGCGACCGCCGAGGCGGCCCTGGGCGACCTGAACGCCGCCACCGCCAGCGCCGCGCGCGACGGCCTGCTGGAGGAACGCCGTGCCCGCCAGACCGCCGAACGCAGCCTGAAACTGCTGACCATGCTGGCCGAGAAGACCCGCGGGAACCTCGACTTCACCGAGGCCGACCTGCTGACGGACGCCATCGGCAGCGTCCGCGAGCGCCTGAACGCCGCTCCGCAGGGCGGCGGGGCGCAGAACTGACGTGCGCGCCACCCTGCAACGCGTGACCCGCGCCACCTGCACGGTCGAGGGCGAGGTCACGGGGCAGACCGGCCCGGGCCTGCTGGTCCTGCTGGGCGTCGCGCCCGGCGACACCGAAGAGACGGCCCGCGCCCTGGCCGCCAAGATCGCCAAACTGCGGATCTTCAACGACGAGAACGGCAAGATGAACCGCAGCGTGCTGGATATCGGCGGCGGCGTGCTGAGCGTCAGTCAGTTCACGCTGTACGCCGACACCCGCAGCGGCAATCGCCCCAGCTTCACGGCCGCCGCCCCGCCCGAACAGGCCCGCGCGCTATACGGCACCTTCAACGCCGCCCTGCGAGGGCTGGGTCTGCCGGTCGGTGAGGGCGTGTTCGGCGCGCACATGGTCCTTGACCTGACCAACGACGGCCCCGTCACCCTGACCCTCGACCTGTAGTCCTGCCGGTCAGGTGCGCCTCTCACGCTCGGCCCCTATCCTGCGGGGCATGAACCGCCGCTCCCTGCTGCTGGCCGCGCTGCTCCTGGTGGGCGGCGCGGCGGCCTACACCGTTAAACCCGGCGATACGCTGTACTCGATCTCCCGCGCCAACGGCACCACGCCCGAGGCGCTCATGAAACTGAACAACCTGGGGAGCACGACCCTGGAAGTCGGGCAGGAACTGCGCCTCCCCGGTCAGGCCGCCGCGCCCGCCCGGCCTGCACCCGCCCGCCCGGCGCAGACGCCGCCTGCCGCGACCAGCAAACCCGGCCTGCCTGCCCCGCTGCCGCCCGAGCAACTGACCCCCACCGCGCCGACCGCGCGCATCGCGGGCGTGAACGTCACGGTGCCCGCCAGTCTGCGCATGGGCGAGGCCTTTACCGTGCAGCTCAGCGGCGCGCGGGCCGCGCAGGCCACCGTGCGTTTCCCCAGCGAGATCGGAGAGGACGTCCGGCAACCCAATGAGATCCTGAAACCCGTCGGGGCGGCCGGGGAGTACTCCGTGCCGGGCCGCGTGGTGCTCGGCAAGACCACCCCGGTCGTGTTCGAGGTCAGCGTGGGCGGCGAACTCGTGCGCGGCCGCATTCCGGTCGTGGGCCTCGACCAGCCTATCCAACACCTGAACCTGCCTCCGCAGATCAGCGGCGTGCTGGTCGATCCGGGCCGGAAGGCCGAGGACGCCCTGGTCGAGAAGGCCTACGCCCGGCGCACCCCGCAGGTCTGGACGCGGCCCTTCGCTCCGGCCCTGAGCGGCGTGAGCCCCACCAGCAGTTCCTTCGGGCAGCCGCGCACGTACACGGCGGGCGGCCCCGTCGCTTACCACTTCGGCACCGACTACCCCGCCAGGGCCGGAACGCCCGTGCTGGCAGTGAACGACGGCATGGTCGTGATCGCCGGACGTTACCCGGTGCGCGGCGGGCTGGTCGTCATCGACCACGGGGCGGGCGTGACCAGCCTGTACTTCCATCAGAGCCGCGTGACCACGAAGGTCGGGCAGAAAGTCACGCGCGGCCAGAAGATCGGTGAGGTCGGCAGCACTGGCTTGAGCGCCGGGCCACACCTGCACCTCGAGATCCGCGTGCGCGGCGAGGGCACCAACCCGGGCGGCTGGATGAACCGCCTGTGGCCCCGCTGAGCTGAACGACCCCTCCGGCCGGGCGGCGCTATGCTCCGCGCATGACCTCCGCGCCCGGCCACCCCACAGGCGATCTGCCCCGCACAGGCGAGCTGTTGATCGTGACGCCGCACCCCTCCGGGCAACTGCCGGCCGACGTGCTGCGCGATATGCTGGGCGACGACGCCTTCGACACGCCCCGCCGCGAGGCGTTCCTGCGCCGCATCTTCCTGGACGGCGACCCGTACACGGACCTGCTGTTCAGCGTGCCCGGCGCGCGCCACGCGCAGGCTCCCTGGAGCCGCTTCGCCGCCGACCTGAACCGCGAGCGCGGCGACCTCGACGACAACGGCGTCCTGAAAGTCATGGGGTTTGACCGCGCGCCCCTGTACCCGGCCGGGTGGACGCCCGGCGACGCCACGCGTGAAAGGCGGCTGCGGCGCATCTGGGACCCTTTCGATGCCCTCGTGACCGCCGAACTTCAGGGCGTGGGCCTGATGATCGTGGGGCACTCCATGGCCCCCACCGGCCCCGCCCTGGGCGCGGATACCGGCGTGCCCCGCCCCGCCATCTGCCTGATGCCCGGCACGCCCGGTCAGCCCACCTTCCCGCACGCCCTGTGGGACGCCCTGCAACGCGCCTGCCAGGACGCCTTCGCGCCCATCATCGCCGGCAGCTCCGACCCGCGCGTCACGCTGGGGGAACCCTGGGCGACTGACACCCTGAGCCTCACGCACAGCGTCCGTAGCGGCGTACCCGCCTTCGGGATCGAATTCAACGCCGGACTGTACCTGCAGGGCGGGCAGCCCATCGACCCGACCATCCGCGCCCTGAACGCCGCGTTTGGCGTGTTCGCGCACGCTGCACTGAACCTGCTGCGCCGCTGAAGTCGCCCGGGAGTGGGGGAGTAGGCAGTGGGAAGCAGGATGTGCGGGCATCCACTCCCCACTGACGGCCGTGCGGTGTTCAGGCCTCTCTGGTCGCCAGTTCCCGGATGACGCCCAGCAGTTCCTGCGCCGCCGCCGGGTCCGGCACGCCGGTCAGCGCGTCTTCCAACAGGGTCAGGCCCTCGCGGGCCAGGGCGTCCGCGTAGGCCTGCGCGTGGGCCACGCTGCCGCTCTCCAGCAGCCACCCGTGAATCTGCGCGATCACGGCCGGGTCCTTGTCGGGGCGGTCGCGGCGCATCTGCTCCAGGAACACCTCACGCTGATCGTGCGGCGCGTGCGCCAGCCAGTGCAGCACAATCAGCGTGCGTTTGCCTTCCAGCAGGTCCCCGCCGATCTCCTTGCCGTACTTGACGGGGTCGCCGTTCAGGTTCAGCACGTCATCCCGGATCTGGAAGGCCGCGCCCAGCGCCAGTCCCGACGCATGAAACCCGGCGTGCGGCTCGGCTCCCGCCGCCAGCGCCCCCAGTTGCAGCGGCACGACCACCGTGTAGTACGCGGTTTTCAGGCGCACCATCTCGAGGTAATCCTCCTCGCGCAGGTCCCAGCGGCGGCCCTCCACCCAGCACAGGTCCAGGTGCTGCCCCTCCGCCGTGCGGTGAATCATGTCCAGGAAGGCCTGCATGCCGCCCGGCACGCCCGCGCGGTGAACGGCAGCCCACATGTACGCGTGCAGGGCGTCTCCGGCGTTGATGGCCAGCGGCACGCCGTGCAGGCGGTGCAGGGCGGGTCGGCCCCGGCGTTCCTCGCTGTCGTCCTCGATGTCGTCGTGGATCAGCACCCAGTTCTGGAACATCTCCAGCCCGGCGGCCAGCCACAGCGCCGCGTCCCACGGCGTTCCCTGCGAGGGTGCCGCTTCCTGCTGCGCGCCGTGCACGCGGGCGCTGGCGAGCAGCAGTTCGCTGCGGATGCCCTTGCCGCCGCGCTGCGGGTAATCGCGCAGCATGCCGTAATACCCGGTCAGTTCCGGACGGTCCGACCGTTCGGGCAGCAGCGAAAGCACACGGGACAGCAGATCAGCACGCATCGCCGCGCAGTCTAGAGCAGCGGCGCCGTTTAGAGCAGCCGCGCCGTTCCGGGCGGTCACGCGGGCCGCGGCGCATGCCGGCGGGGGTGTTCAGGGTGCGTGAAGGCCCCCCCGGCGCAGAGCGTACCCGACAGGACAGTTCCGCCCGGAACGGTGGGCGAGCATACAGGAATGAAACTGAACCGGACCCGCCCGAACCTCCGCGCCGCGCCGCAGGACCGCGCCCGCCCGCGCCGCAGCCTGCGCCCCCTGACGACCGCGCTGCTGATCGGCGGGCTGGCCCTGGGAGCCGCCGCGCTGGCCCAGACGGCACCCGCCTCGCCCGCGCCTGCCCAGGTGCAACCGGCCGAACTGAACCGGCCCGTGAACCTGCGGCCCGCCCTGAGCGGCGAGCGGCGCCACCTGACCATCCCGAACTTCGGCCGGGTCGCGTACTACGCCGATCCGCGCGGCGAGGGCCGCCCGCTGGTCCTGACCAGCAGCGTGAACGCCGCCGCCAGCGCCTACGAGATGAAACCCATCTGGGACGCCTACGTGGGCACCCGCCCGGTGTACGCGCTGGAATGGCCCGGATTCGGCAGCAGCGACCGCCCGGACGTCACGTACACGAAAGAACTCATGACGGCCGCCCTGAACGCCCTGATCACCGAACTGAACGCCGACGTGGACGTGGTCGGCCTGAGCCTGGGCAGCGAGTTCGTGGCCCGCGCCGCGCTGCTCGACCGCCGGGTGCGTAGCGTCGCGCTGATCAGCCCCAGCGGCCTGGGCAACCCGCGCGGCGGCACCCAGGAAGCCACCGCCGATGACGGCGGCCAGCAACTCTACGACCGCCTGAACACCTTCAGCACCCCGCTGTACGCGGTCATCCGTACGCGCCCCAGCATCCAGTACTTCCTGAGCCGCTCGTTCCGGGGTCCCGTGGACGGCGGCCTGATCGACTACTCGCTGGACACCACCCGTCAGCCCGGCGCGAAGTACGCCCCGATCTACTTCATCAGCGGCCGCCTGTTCACGCCCGACGCGTACGCCGACCTGTACTCGCGCCTGAACACCCCGGCGCTGGTCCTGTACGACCAGGACGGCTTCGTGTCCTTCGAGCGCCTTCAGGCGTTCACGCAGCAGAGGGGCGTGCAGGCCGTCCGTATCCCTGGTACGGACGGCCTGCCGCACTTCGAGAAGATGCCCGAGGTCAGGGCTGCGCTGGACGCCTTCTGGGCCGCACTCCGCTGACTCCCGACCTGGCTGACCCCCGGCCTGCCGGGGCCGGTCAGGGTAGACCGCCCCGGGGGCCTGGGGACCCGTACCACCGCCGGGGGAGGGGGGATCTCCCCGGTTCATGAAGGGCATCTGCGCGCCTTTCTGAAGTGAGTTCAATTAGGCTGAGTCCAGGCCCGTCATGACCCACCCGACCCCCGATGCCCCCTGCCAGCCGTCCAGCGATCACGCGGTCGGACTGGCCTGGGCGGCCCGCGACGATTCCCCGGAACGCGCGTCGCTGCTATCCAGTGCCGAACTGGGCGGCCCGTGCGACGCGCAGGCGGGCGTCACCTCCGGGTACCTGCTGTGGCGCGACGGGGCGCTCCCGCAGGCCGTGGAACGTATCGGCCGCAGCCTGATGCACCTGCGACAGCAGCCCCCCAGCGTGTGGCTCGGACGGGGCCTGAACATCCTGGCCGCCCTGCAGAGCCAGCTGAACCGCCCCGACCTGGCCGTCTCGCTGTACGAGGAGCAACTGACCCTGGCCCGCAGCATCCACGACCCGGAACTGCTCGCCACGGCCCTGCACGACCTGGGGGTCGAACTGCGCTTCAGCGACCCGGAACGCGCCCGGCAGCACATCACCGACTCCATCACCGCCTTCCGCGCCCTGAAGTACGACTTCGGCGTGGCCGTCGCCCACCTGAACCTCGCCGAGGCCGAGCAGTACAGCGGCCACCCGCACGAGGCGCTCGGGCACGTGCAGGCCGCCCTCACCTACCCCCTGCTACGCCAGCATCCCCTGATGACCGCCGAACTGCAGGCCACGCTGTTCGGCGTGTACCACGCGCTGGGCGACCCGCGTGCCGCTGGCAGCGCCGCCGAACTGCGCGCCCTGACCACCCACCCCCACCCGGAAGTGCACCTGACGGCCGCGCTGGCCCTGGCCGCCCACGCCGCCCCGCCGGAAGCGGCAGCCCTGCTGGAAGCCGCCCTCCAGCGCGCCCGGGAACTGGGCAGCCACACCCTGCTGCCCGCCGTGCACGAGCAGCTCAGCGCCGCGCACGCCCGGCAGGGCCACCACGACCGCGCCCTGCACCACCTGCACGAAACGCTGCGCCTGACCCGCGAACGCCACGCCGCCGAACGCCACCAGTCCTTCCAGAGTTTCGAGGTCCTGCAACGCATTCAGGCCCTTCAGGAAGTAGCCGAGCAGGAACGCACCCGCAACACCGAACTCAGCGCGCACCTTCAGGAACTCCGCGCCCTGAACAGCCGCATCCGCGAACTGGGCCGCACCGACCACCTGACCCAGCTGTTCAACCGCGAACACCTGTTCAACGAAGGCGAGCGGCTGGTCCTGAGCGCCACCGGACGCACCCCGCTGGCCGGCGCGATCATCGACATCGACCACTTCAAACGCATCAACGACACCTGGGGTCACCAGCTGGGAGACGCCGTGCTGCGCCAGCTGGCCGACCTGATCCGCGCCGCCGCGCAGCCCGGCGACCTTCCCGCCCGGTACGGCGGCGAGGAATTCGTCCTGCTGCGCCCCGGCGCGACCGCCACGCAACTGGCCGTCACCTGCCGCGCCCTGAACGCCCACGTTCAGCAGCACCCCTGGCACACCCTGACCCCGGACCTGCGGGTCACCGTCAGCATCGGCGTGGCCGACACCACCACCCCGGACCTGGACACCATGCTGGGCACCGCCGACCGCCGCCTGTACAGCGTGAAACGCAGCGGCCGCAACGCCGTGCAGCACCTCGACTGACCCGGCACGCCGGATCGCCGTCCGTCCCTCAAGGGCACCCTTACAGACGGCGGATGCGGGCCTCATGCACCTCTGCCACGCTGGGGTATGACCCTGCTGACAATCATCGGCCTTCTCATTCTGCTGCAGGTAGTAGCCGGCACCGCCCTGGGCCTGTGGTTCTCGTACCTTGCACTGCGGGGCCCGCGCGCGGAACGGCCACAGCGCCGCAGACGCGCCACGCAGAACGGCTGACACGGACTCCTACTGGTTGATCCGGTGTCCGGAACAGGAGCGGACAGGCACCCTCTGACCCTCTTATACGGATTCCGTCTGTTTCGTTGACAACCCGGAAGGACGCCGGGTTGCCAACTCCACGCCCGGAACCCGTTTCTCTCCTGCTCGCTCCGCCCGGGTTGAAAGCTTTTGCAAACCTTTCAACTGGAGTCCGTATTATGACCCCATCAGATGAAGATCTGCTTTGCGCGTGAGAGCGGTGACCCTGTCATCATGCCAGTTCATGCCCGAGCGCCTCCGAATCCTGCTGATCGACGATAACCTGGCAGACCTGCTGCTGGCCGAGGAAGCGTTCGAGGA includes:
- a CDS encoding outer membrane lipoprotein carrier protein LolA, translated to MKKLSLTLLAPALLALGSVAGAQTAQDIISKVDSTQKAARDVSFRLSGNATLDTSSQKIDLTIKAIPAQNVARVQFAAPDALADNVVVADKNEIRQYLYLTNQITVTSAQKAASSAGLSLDFTQLSNTASMLSSYNVKLLGTSGTAGKRLFQLEATPKSGGTDRTRVWITEAGWRPTRIQVLNSGGKTLADLNVSNYRVNAGLTAAGIKALPKDAQIIRQ
- a CDS encoding C40 family peptidase, with product MKLSHVLLTALAFSGAASAATYTVKPGDTLYSIARATGVEASTLMKLNKLNSTTINVGQKITTGGSSASASTSAPRATTAASPVPRGNGFVRSAATRYLGIRYVLGGSGNGGIDCSSYTMNVFRQMGVNLPRTAAAQWRTGSAVSRRDLRAGDLVFFNTMGRTASHVGIYMGDGMMANANSYHGRSMIEPLFSNSYWASRYDGARRVLN
- a CDS encoding uracil-DNA glycosylase → MTDAGPPHPLANPVSAAQRHAALLTLEGRNRACRACDLRPGCTQVVVAEGRADAPLLIVGEGPGGQEDLTGRPFVGRGGQLLDQILHAAGIDRADAYITNIVKCRPPGNRDPHPPETQTCTARWLEPQLTLLRPRVILAVGHTATSYLLSTRARITDLRGQWFPYRHADGQGGTYEAPLMPLLHPAYLLRHDTRAPGGPKSLTWRDIREAAAVLRGDHEPAAFAALAPADMQGQPGLF
- a CDS encoding DUF1844 domain-containing protein, with amino-acid sequence MSHPEFVGLVNSLQATAEAALGDLNAATASAARDGLLEERRARQTAERSLKLLTMLAEKTRGNLDFTEADLLTDAIGSVRERLNAAPQGGGAQN
- the dtd gene encoding D-aminoacyl-tRNA deacylase yields the protein MRATLQRVTRATCTVEGEVTGQTGPGLLVLLGVAPGDTEETARALAAKIAKLRIFNDENGKMNRSVLDIGGGVLSVSQFTLYADTRSGNRPSFTAAAPPEQARALYGTFNAALRGLGLPVGEGVFGAHMVLDLTNDGPVTLTLDL
- a CDS encoding peptidoglycan DD-metalloendopeptidase family protein, with protein sequence MNRRSLLLAALLLVGGAAAYTVKPGDTLYSISRANGTTPEALMKLNNLGSTTLEVGQELRLPGQAAAPARPAPARPAQTPPAATSKPGLPAPLPPEQLTPTAPTARIAGVNVTVPASLRMGEAFTVQLSGARAAQATVRFPSEIGEDVRQPNEILKPVGAAGEYSVPGRVVLGKTTPVVFEVSVGGELVRGRIPVVGLDQPIQHLNLPPQISGVLVDPGRKAEDALVEKAYARRTPQVWTRPFAPALSGVSPTSSSFGQPRTYTAGGPVAYHFGTDYPARAGTPVLAVNDGMVVIAGRYPVRGGLVVIDHGAGVTSLYFHQSRVTTKVGQKVTRGQKIGEVGSTGLSAGPHLHLEIRVRGEGTNPGGWMNRLWPR
- a CDS encoding N-formylglutamate amidohydrolase; amino-acid sequence: MTSAPGHPTGDLPRTGELLIVTPHPSGQLPADVLRDMLGDDAFDTPRREAFLRRIFLDGDPYTDLLFSVPGARHAQAPWSRFAADLNRERGDLDDNGVLKVMGFDRAPLYPAGWTPGDATRERRLRRIWDPFDALVTAELQGVGLMIVGHSMAPTGPALGADTGVPRPAICLMPGTPGQPTFPHALWDALQRACQDAFAPIIAGSSDPRVTLGEPWATDTLSLTHSVRSGVPAFGIEFNAGLYLQGGQPIDPTIRALNAAFGVFAHAALNLLRR
- a CDS encoding polyprenyl synthetase family protein, translated to MRADLLSRVLSLLPERSDRPELTGYYGMLRDYPQRGGKGIRSELLLASARVHGAQQEAAPSQGTPWDAALWLAAGLEMFQNWVLIHDDIEDDSEERRGRPALHRLHGVPLAINAGDALHAYMWAAVHRAGVPGGMQAFLDMIHRTAEGQHLDLCWVEGRRWDLREEDYLEMVRLKTAYYTVVVPLQLGALAAGAEPHAGFHASGLALGAAFQIRDDVLNLNGDPVKYGKEIGGDLLEGKRTLIVLHWLAHAPHDQREVFLEQMRRDRPDKDPAVIAQIHGWLLESGSVAHAQAYADALAREGLTLLEDALTGVPDPAAAQELLGVIRELATREA
- a CDS encoding alpha/beta fold hydrolase yields the protein MKLNRTRPNLRAAPQDRARPRRSLRPLTTALLIGGLALGAAALAQTAPASPAPAQVQPAELNRPVNLRPALSGERRHLTIPNFGRVAYYADPRGEGRPLVLTSSVNAAASAYEMKPIWDAYVGTRPVYALEWPGFGSSDRPDVTYTKELMTAALNALITELNADVDVVGLSLGSEFVARAALLDRRVRSVALISPSGLGNPRGGTQEATADDGGQQLYDRLNTFSTPLYAVIRTRPSIQYFLSRSFRGPVDGGLIDYSLDTTRQPGAKYAPIYFISGRLFTPDAYADLYSRLNTPALVLYDQDGFVSFERLQAFTQQRGVQAVRIPGTDGLPHFEKMPEVRAALDAFWAALR
- a CDS encoding tetratricopeptide repeat-containing diguanylate cyclase, which produces MTHPTPDAPCQPSSDHAVGLAWAARDDSPERASLLSSAELGGPCDAQAGVTSGYLLWRDGALPQAVERIGRSLMHLRQQPPSVWLGRGLNILAALQSQLNRPDLAVSLYEEQLTLARSIHDPELLATALHDLGVELRFSDPERARQHITDSITAFRALKYDFGVAVAHLNLAEAEQYSGHPHEALGHVQAALTYPLLRQHPLMTAELQATLFGVYHALGDPRAAGSAAELRALTTHPHPEVHLTAALALAAHAAPPEAAALLEAALQRARELGSHTLLPAVHEQLSAAHARQGHHDRALHHLHETLRLTRERHAAERHQSFQSFEVLQRIQALQEVAEQERTRNTELSAHLQELRALNSRIRELGRTDHLTQLFNREHLFNEGERLVLSATGRTPLAGAIIDIDHFKRINDTWGHQLGDAVLRQLADLIRAAAQPGDLPARYGGEEFVLLRPGATATQLAVTCRALNAHVQQHPWHTLTPDLRVTVSIGVADTTTPDLDTMLGTADRRLYSVKRSGRNAVQHLD